In Enterocloster clostridioformis, one genomic interval encodes:
- a CDS encoding MFS transporter, whose protein sequence is MKTNADNSQSKKWISFGTLVLGAGTIYKLGCLKDAFYVPMQEFMGLSHTQIGTAMSVAGLISTFGFLISIYLTDRVSKKIMIPMSLLGIGLLGIGLSAFPPYWLFLLINCGLAVCADMLYWPTMLKAVRLLGTEEEQGRMFGIMEAGRGLVDTIIAFGALGVFALIGSNAASLKAAILFYSAVPMVIGIIAYFLLEPDEIKAVNAAGEKVSKNKAAMDNVMLALKNRNIWLVSFNVFAVYCVYCGLTYFIPFLKDLYAMPAVLAGAYGIINQYALKMLGGPVGGYLTDKVFHSATRYLRVVFVITGAALTVFAFLPHSSMNVYFGMLMTLSIGACVFSMRAIFFAPMDEINVPREITGSAMSLGSFIGYLPGAFLYSVYGNILDRNPGISGYRIVFLIMAVCAGAGFLLSSYILGVIGTNKAINN, encoded by the coding sequence ATGAAAACAAATGCAGACAACAGTCAATCAAAGAAATGGATTTCATTTGGTACATTGGTATTGGGCGCCGGGACCATTTATAAGCTGGGATGCTTAAAGGACGCGTTCTATGTTCCCATGCAGGAATTCATGGGGCTGTCCCACACACAGATTGGTACGGCCATGAGCGTGGCAGGGCTGATTTCCACCTTCGGATTCCTGATTTCCATCTATCTTACGGACCGGGTATCTAAAAAAATCATGATTCCCATGTCCCTGCTGGGTATCGGATTACTGGGCATCGGTCTTTCCGCCTTCCCGCCGTACTGGCTCTTTCTGTTAATCAACTGCGGTCTTGCCGTCTGCGCGGACATGCTCTACTGGCCCACCATGTTGAAGGCGGTCCGGCTTCTGGGAACAGAGGAAGAGCAGGGGCGCATGTTCGGAATCATGGAAGCCGGACGCGGGCTTGTGGATACCATCATTGCCTTTGGCGCACTGGGTGTCTTCGCATTAATAGGGAGCAATGCCGCCAGCCTGAAGGCAGCCATTCTCTTTTACTCAGCCGTTCCCATGGTAATCGGCATCATCGCCTATTTCCTTCTTGAACCGGATGAGATTAAGGCTGTCAATGCTGCCGGTGAAAAGGTAAGCAAAAACAAGGCTGCCATGGATAATGTCATGCTCGCCCTTAAGAACAGGAACATCTGGCTGGTATCATTTAATGTATTTGCCGTCTACTGTGTTTACTGCGGACTTACATATTTCATTCCCTTCCTCAAGGACCTTTATGCCATGCCCGCTGTCCTGGCAGGCGCCTACGGAATCATCAACCAATATGCCCTTAAAATGCTGGGAGGCCCTGTCGGCGGCTATCTCACCGACAAGGTCTTCCATTCAGCAACCAGATATCTTCGGGTCGTATTCGTAATTACAGGGGCGGCCCTGACTGTCTTCGCTTTCCTGCCTCACAGCAGCATGAACGTATACTTCGGCATGCTCATGACCCTCAGCATCGGCGCCTGTGTATTCAGCATGCGCGCCATATTCTTCGCACCCATGGACGAAATCAATGTTCCCAGGGAGATAACCGGCTCCGCCATGTCGCTGGGTTCCTTCATCGGTTATCTGCCGGGCGCATTTCTGTACTCCGTCTACGGAAACATTCTGGACCGCAATCCGGGTATCAGCGGCTACCGCATTGTATTTCTCATCATGGCTGTGTGCGCCGGCGCCGGTTTCCTGCTGAGCAGTTACATCCTGGGTGTGATTGGAACGAATAAAGCCATCAATAATTAA
- a CDS encoding Na/Pi cotransporter family protein — protein sequence MSIQSFFSLLGGLALFLYGMQMMSTNLEAAAGSRMKQILERLTANRFLGVFVGAGITAIIQSSSATTVMVVGFVNSQLMTLKQAVWIIMGANIGTTVTGQLIALDIGAVAPLIAFAGVALILFVKQKKVQFAGGIIAGLGILFLGMEMMSAAMIPLRDSRHFVNLMTKFSNPFLGILAGAAFTAVIQSSSASVGILQALAVSGLIGLDSAVFVLFGQNIGTCITAVLASIGANRDAKRTTLIHLIFNVIGTAVFTLVCLVSPFTQWMASFTPDNPAAQIANVHTLFNIVTTLLLLPFGTQLARISEKLLPDKPQNTTDDERWFEDLLASEHVLGVSVIARKQLNEDIGQMLALAAANVETSFLAFVHRDEDELEQIQKREEEIDLYNARLSRRISRVLAVENSPSEVNALNRMFSIIGNVERIGDHATNIAGYARTMMERRLELSSQASAELADMRTSCMGAVRLICSACIAESKPRPEQDSLPEQALLLEQDIDRRTARYRSNQIERMRKGKCHVETSILYSEILTDYERIGDHAFNIAQALDKLDEN from the coding sequence GTGAGTATTCAATCGTTTTTCAGTCTGCTGGGAGGGCTGGCGTTATTTCTGTACGGGATGCAGATGATGAGCACCAATCTGGAGGCCGCAGCCGGCAGCCGCATGAAGCAGATACTGGAGCGCCTGACTGCCAATCGGTTTTTAGGCGTGTTCGTGGGGGCCGGAATCACGGCAATCATCCAGTCCTCATCCGCCACAACCGTCATGGTGGTGGGCTTCGTCAACTCCCAGCTCATGACGCTTAAGCAGGCTGTCTGGATCATCATGGGTGCCAATATCGGAACCACCGTGACCGGGCAGCTCATAGCCCTGGACATCGGGGCCGTCGCGCCGTTGATTGCATTTGCAGGTGTTGCTCTGATTCTTTTTGTCAAGCAAAAAAAGGTCCAGTTTGCCGGAGGGATTATTGCGGGTCTGGGTATCCTCTTTCTTGGCATGGAAATGATGAGCGCCGCAATGATACCGCTGCGTGATTCCCGGCATTTTGTCAATTTGATGACAAAGTTTTCCAATCCCTTTCTGGGGATTCTGGCAGGAGCTGCTTTTACTGCTGTCATCCAGTCTTCTTCTGCATCCGTTGGTATTCTTCAGGCCCTGGCCGTAAGCGGATTAATCGGACTGGACAGCGCGGTCTTTGTGCTGTTCGGTCAGAATATCGGCACCTGCATCACGGCTGTCCTGGCCTCTATCGGGGCAAACCGCGACGCCAAACGGACCACCCTGATTCACCTGATATTCAATGTCATTGGCACAGCTGTGTTTACTTTGGTCTGTCTGGTGTCACCCTTTACCCAGTGGATGGCCTCGTTCACGCCGGATAATCCCGCGGCACAGATTGCCAATGTGCATACCCTGTTCAACATTGTTACAACCCTGCTTCTGCTGCCCTTCGGCACGCAGCTTGCACGGATTTCCGAAAAGCTTCTGCCGGACAAGCCACAGAATACAACGGATGATGAGCGCTGGTTTGAGGATTTGCTGGCCTCTGAACATGTACTTGGCGTATCTGTCATAGCAAGGAAGCAGCTGAATGAGGACATCGGTCAGATGCTTGCTCTGGCTGCCGCCAATGTTGAAACCAGTTTTCTGGCGTTCGTGCATAGGGATGAGGACGAATTGGAGCAGATTCAAAAACGCGAGGAAGAGATTGACCTTTACAATGCCCGGCTGTCCAGGAGGATTTCCAGGGTACTTGCCGTGGAAAATTCCCCGTCCGAGGTAAATGCGCTTAACCGCATGTTCTCCATCATCGGAAATGTGGAACGCATTGGCGACCACGCAACAAATATCGCGGGCTATGCCCGGACCATGATGGAGCGCAGGCTGGAGCTTTCTTCCCAGGCATCTGCTGAGCTGGCCGATATGAGGACCTCATGCATGGGCGCCGTACGCCTGATTTGCAGCGCCTGCATCGCTGAGTCCAAACCCCGGCCAGAGCAGGACTCCCTTCCGGAACAGGCTCTGCTTCTGGAACAGGACATTGACAGGCGGACAGCCCGGTACCGTTCCAACCAGATTGAGCGCATGAGAAAGGGGAAATGTCATGTGGAAACTTCCATCCTGTATTCGGAAATCCTGACCGATTATGAGCGCATCGGCGACCATGCGTTCAACATTGCCCAGGCGCTTGACAAGCTGGATGAAAATTAA
- a CDS encoding LacI family DNA-binding transcriptional regulator gives MTLKEIAAEAGVSVSTVSRVINKSGKSPAGKEVRKRILEIAQRTGYTPNAHARNLKMHSVRENGNACRSIACLFAQAADIGSELARAVLVKGMEEEARIHDYSLKYSLSSLDGFLPPAFDMMANSSVDGIAIIGSSLADTDSTGQYLSQRTPRHIIYTGFEYLDAGLDQIVCDGQRAASDAADRLILSGHRQIAYIGGRGYSVPFLGYCASLKEHGIPCRESCVKLVPISMEGGYLGAGELLKSGLSPTACLCSNDVIAIGAMRAIREFGLTVPGDISIISMDDINVGQYLDPTLTTIHLPLAEMGRMTAKILIDRIEGGHHLPMKIVLPYHMVERESCLSSDAPD, from the coding sequence ATGACACTGAAAGAAATCGCTGCCGAAGCCGGAGTTTCCGTATCCACGGTCTCCCGCGTAATCAATAAAAGCGGAAAGTCCCCCGCAGGCAAGGAAGTCCGGAAAAGAATACTGGAAATCGCGCAGAGGACCGGCTATACCCCCAATGCTCATGCGCGGAATTTAAAAATGCATTCCGTCCGCGAGAACGGTAATGCATGCCGCTCCATCGCATGCCTGTTCGCCCAGGCTGCCGACATTGGCAGCGAGCTGGCGCGCGCCGTCCTGGTGAAAGGCATGGAGGAGGAAGCACGCATACATGATTACAGCTTGAAATACAGCCTGTCTTCCCTTGACGGCTTCCTTCCCCCGGCTTTTGACATGATGGCAAATTCCAGCGTGGACGGAATCGCCATAATCGGCAGCAGCCTTGCGGACACGGATTCCACCGGGCAATACCTTTCCCAACGGACTCCCCGGCATATCATCTACACGGGCTTTGAATATCTGGACGCCGGCCTGGACCAGATTGTCTGTGACGGACAACGGGCTGCCTCCGATGCAGCAGACCGCCTGATCCTGTCAGGCCACAGGCAAATTGCCTATATAGGCGGCCGCGGATATAGCGTCCCTTTCCTGGGGTACTGCGCGTCCCTGAAGGAGCATGGCATTCCCTGCCGTGAATCCTGTGTAAAGCTTGTCCCCATTTCCATGGAAGGCGGGTATCTGGGGGCAGGCGAACTTCTGAAATCCGGATTAAGCCCCACGGCATGTTTATGCTCCAATGATGTTATCGCAATCGGAGCCATGCGCGCAATCAGGGAATTCGGGCTGACTGTCCCCGGAGATATATCCATTATCAGCATGGACGATATCAATGTGGGGCAATACTTAGACCCGACGCTGACTACCATTCATCTTCCCCTGGCTGAAATGGGACGGATGACCGCAAAAATCCTGATCGACAGGATTGAAGGAGGACATCATCTTCCTATGAAAATCGTACTTCCATACCATATGGTGGAACGCGAGAGCTGCCTCAGCTCCGATGCCCCCGATTAA
- the yedF gene encoding sulfurtransferase-like selenium metabolism protein YedF, which produces MKLDERGKQCPRPVIDTKKALESCNPGETVEVLVDNEIAVQNLSKMAASKGLSAVSEKISDNEFSVKIAVGQGVTPVSGAADDSGEEPVACQPDSRKKGMTVVLSSNLMGHGDPELGKALMKGFVYALTQQDALPETILLYNSGAYLSCEGSDNLEDLKSLESQGVEILTCGTCLNFYGLSEKLQVGSVTNMYEIVERMTAAKLLVRP; this is translated from the coding sequence ATGAAATTAGATGAACGCGGAAAGCAGTGCCCAAGACCTGTCATTGACACTAAGAAGGCATTGGAATCCTGCAATCCGGGAGAGACGGTTGAGGTATTGGTAGACAACGAGATTGCAGTCCAGAACCTGAGCAAGATGGCTGCCAGCAAAGGCCTTTCGGCTGTTTCCGAGAAAATAAGCGATAATGAATTTTCCGTAAAAATCGCAGTTGGCCAGGGAGTAACCCCTGTCTCCGGTGCGGCGGATGATTCAGGTGAGGAACCAGTGGCCTGCCAGCCGGACAGCCGCAAAAAGGGCATGACAGTGGTTCTGTCCTCCAACCTTATGGGTCACGGCGACCCTGAACTTGGAAAGGCTCTGATGAAGGGGTTTGTCTACGCGCTTACCCAGCAGGACGCTCTGCCGGAAACGATTCTTCTGTATAACAGCGGCGCCTATCTTTCCTGCGAAGGTTCCGACAACCTGGAGGATTTGAAATCCCTGGAATCCCAGGGAGTGGAGATTCTCACCTGCGGAACCTGCCTGAATTTCTATGGATTAAGCGAAAAGCTTCAGGTTGGCAGCGTCACCAACATGTATGAGATTGTGGAACGCATGACGGCCGCCAAACTTTTGGTGCGTCCTTAA
- a CDS encoding group II intron maturase-specific domain-containing protein, which translates to MKNRIRELTTRGNKWSNQEREEKRRSYARGWINYYRYADMKSLMEQTDEWLRHRIRAVYWKQWKKVRTRYKMLRALHLPEWKVHEMANCRKGVWRAAGMLNSALTKRIIVDRLGYPDMTAHYLKVRVNY; encoded by the coding sequence ATGAAGAACCGGATACGGGAGCTGACAACCAGAGGGAACAAATGGAGCAATCAGGAGAGGGAAGAAAAACGCCGAAGCTATGCAAGGGGATGGATTAACTATTATCGATATGCAGACATGAAAAGCCTGATGGAACAGACGGATGAGTGGCTGCGCCACAGAATCCGAGCGGTGTACTGGAAACAATGGAAGAAGGTACGCACAAGATATAAAATGTTGCGGGCGTTACATTTACCGGAGTGGAAGGTGCATGAGATGGCGAACTGCCGAAAGGGAGTGTGGAGAGCGGCGGGAATGCTCAACTCGGCACTCACCAAAAGAATCATAGTGGACAGACTTGGTTATCCCGATATGACTGCCCACTATCTGAAAGTCCGAGTAAACTATTGA
- a CDS encoding nucleoside hydrolase, with protein sequence MKKIVFDCDNTFGIKNCDVDDGLALMYLLGSREAEFLGVTSTYGNSSLDVVQEVNLRMLEELGRRDIPVKRGGEKRGCYQSEAAGFLAEMADRHPGELSILATGSLTNLRGAYERDRYFFEKVKEIVLMGGITSPLVFDKKVMNELNFSCDPPATRTVLTKGRNVSIMTGNNCLKVLFTKQEYRERFSGKENRAAAYIMEKTDYWFGYNDEDYGIPGFYNWDVTAAAYLMHPELFEDDVKCLRVSEQDLETGYLGMDGDGMRDGAAAGKKGERCTCNLPVIREPEAFKDNIYETWLSVPGIRTGVCRQN encoded by the coding sequence ATGAAGAAAATTGTATTTGACTGTGACAATACCTTTGGAATAAAGAATTGCGATGTGGATGACGGGCTGGCCCTGATGTATTTGCTGGGAAGCAGGGAAGCCGAATTTCTGGGGGTCACTTCCACCTATGGCAACAGCAGCCTGGATGTGGTGCAGGAAGTGAATCTGCGGATGCTGGAAGAATTGGGACGCAGGGACATTCCCGTAAAAAGAGGCGGGGAGAAGAGAGGCTGTTACCAGAGCGAGGCTGCCGGTTTTCTGGCGGAAATGGCGGACCGCCATCCGGGGGAGCTGTCGATTCTTGCCACGGGTTCCCTGACAAACCTGAGAGGCGCCTATGAGAGGGACAGGTATTTCTTTGAAAAGGTAAAAGAGATTGTCCTGATGGGCGGAATCACAAGTCCCCTTGTATTTGATAAGAAGGTAATGAATGAGCTGAATTTTTCCTGTGACCCGCCGGCAACCAGGACCGTTCTCACAAAGGGACGGAATGTTTCCATAATGACAGGCAACAACTGCCTTAAGGTTTTATTTACAAAGCAGGAATACAGGGAACGGTTCTCAGGAAAAGAAAACAGGGCGGCAGCATATATCATGGAAAAAACAGATTATTGGTTCGGGTATAATGATGAGGATTACGGCATTCCCGGATTTTATAACTGGGATGTGACGGCCGCGGCTTATCTCATGCATCCGGAACTGTTTGAGGATGATGTAAAATGCCTGCGGGTGTCGGAGCAGGACCTGGAGACAGGGTATCTGGGAATGGATGGTGATGGGATGCGGGATGGAGCGGCAGCCGGAAAGAAAGGGGAAAGGTGTACCTGCAATCTGCCGGTCATCAGAGAGCCGGAGGCGTTTAAGGACAATATTTATGAGACATGGCTGAGCGTGCCCGGAATCAGGACCGGTGTCTGCAGACAAAATTAA
- a CDS encoding ABC transporter ATP-binding protein has translation MSLNIEDLKVSLQKKEILHGISLEIQEGEFVSLLGKSGCGKTTLLKCIAGLLEQESGDIRIQGASVMDRQPKNRGTVIVFQDLRLFPHMTAEKNIAFPMELKKVPKKERKERVEELLRAVQLPGFGKRRMREMSGGQMQRVALARALAAEPRVLLLDEPFSGLDEGLRTEMARLVRKLHEAWKITTILVTHDKAEALRMSDRIALMEDGQILQYGTPEQMFCHPKTKKVAEYFGKVNYISGEVTGGRFVSPLFEKRTELPDGAYDAMIRPYSVRLQEKGDYAVEEVTFMGEMTEIRVRVPEKISPGGSILCQRMEGPGRPGRFRAGMKAGLAVETEGAVLFGHGMA, from the coding sequence ATGAGTCTTAACATAGAAGATCTGAAGGTATCGCTTCAGAAAAAGGAGATACTGCACGGAATCAGCCTGGAAATACAGGAGGGAGAGTTTGTATCCCTCTTAGGAAAATCCGGCTGCGGAAAGACCACTCTGTTAAAATGTATAGCAGGTCTTTTGGAGCAGGAGAGCGGGGATATACGGATACAGGGAGCATCAGTGATGGACCGGCAGCCAAAGAATAGGGGAACGGTAATCGTGTTCCAGGATTTGCGGCTGTTTCCCCATATGACGGCGGAGAAAAATATCGCCTTTCCAATGGAACTTAAAAAGGTGCCGAAAAAGGAGCGGAAGGAGCGGGTGGAGGAACTGCTGCGGGCAGTGCAGCTTCCCGGATTCGGGAAGAGAAGAATGAGGGAGATGTCAGGGGGCCAGATGCAGAGAGTGGCCCTGGCCAGGGCTTTGGCGGCAGAACCCAGGGTACTGCTTCTGGACGAACCGTTTTCCGGCCTGGATGAGGGGCTGCGGACGGAGATGGCGCGGCTGGTAAGAAAACTCCATGAGGCGTGGAAAATTACAACCATTCTTGTCACCCACGACAAGGCGGAGGCTCTTCGCATGTCCGACCGAATTGCGCTGATGGAGGATGGGCAGATTCTTCAGTACGGTACTCCGGAGCAGATGTTCTGCCATCCAAAAACAAAAAAGGTGGCAGAGTACTTTGGAAAGGTAAATTATATTTCCGGGGAGGTGACAGGAGGCAGATTTGTCAGTCCTCTGTTTGAGAAAAGGACGGAATTGCCGGATGGAGCCTATGACGCCATGATACGTCCATACTCAGTGCGTCTTCAGGAGAAAGGAGATTATGCGGTGGAGGAGGTCACATTCATGGGGGAGATGACAGAGATAAGGGTAAGAGTGCCGGAGAAAATCTCTCCCGGCGGAAGCATTCTGTGCCAGAGGATGGAAGGTCCCGGCCGTCCCGGACGATTCCGGGCAGGCATGAAGGCCGGACTGGCCGTGGAAACAGAAGGAGCCGTGCTGTTTGGGCATGGTATGGCATGA
- a CDS encoding ABC transporter permease gives MERQEMKKRKSFITNIILAVLCASILIPAASLVVWVFTERWAWPGLFPQVLSDRAVMEIVRRKGELFSLMASSIMISSVVAVLSAAIGVLTSRALILYRFRGKDLMSFLTVLPLMVPATVFAMGIQITFIRMGLNNTVAGVILAHLIYSLPYAVRLIMDGTRAVGIALEEQARVLGAGPFQAFRRTTLPMLVPVILSAVSMSYIVSFSQYFLTLLLGGGRIKTFAVVMVPYLQSGSRNIACVYSILFMGITLLVFAVFERIAGYWTGQMAGGYYES, from the coding sequence ATGGAGCGGCAGGAGATGAAGAAGAGAAAATCGTTTATCACAAATATAATTCTGGCCGTACTTTGTGCATCCATTCTGATCCCCGCGGCCAGTCTGGTTGTATGGGTATTTACGGAACGATGGGCCTGGCCCGGCCTGTTTCCCCAGGTGCTCTCGGACCGGGCAGTCATGGAAATAGTCAGAAGAAAGGGAGAACTGTTCTCCCTCATGGCATCCAGCATTATGATTTCTTCCGTGGTAGCCGTCTTGTCGGCCGCAATCGGGGTACTGACATCCAGGGCCCTTATCCTGTACCGGTTCCGGGGAAAGGATTTGATGTCCTTTCTTACGGTCCTTCCCCTCATGGTACCTGCGACTGTGTTTGCCATGGGGATACAGATTACATTTATCCGCATGGGACTTAACAATACAGTGGCAGGGGTCATCCTGGCACACCTGATTTATTCCCTGCCCTACGCGGTGCGCCTTATCATGGACGGCACCCGGGCAGTGGGTATTGCGCTGGAGGAGCAGGCCCGGGTGCTGGGGGCCGGTCCCTTTCAGGCATTCAGAAGGACCACACTGCCAATGCTGGTCCCGGTGATACTGTCGGCAGTCAGCATGTCATACATTGTATCCTTTAGCCAGTATTTTCTGACGCTGCTTCTTGGAGGCGGCAGGATAAAGACATTTGCGGTTGTGATGGTACCCTATTTACAGAGCGGCAGCCGGAATATTGCTTGCGTATACAGCATTCTGTTCATGGGCATCACCCTGCTGGTATTTGCTGTGTTTGAACGGATCGCGGGGTATTGGACCGGACAGATGGCGGGAGGATATTATGAGTCTTAA
- a CDS encoding ABC transporter permease yields the protein MRRKLTPYLLLAPQIILSLLFIIGLATGITQSLGVIPAFGLREPTFKYYREVLTRPEMLKSVLYSLKVAFLSAGIATVAGVGLSAVCVAHKKTKGPMMRVIQLPIIVPHVVVAIFVVNIFSQNGVLARIGYALGMLQEQQQFPMLIYDTKGVGVILAYLWKEIPFILYFVIALMANINENLGEAAINLGAGRWTAFCKITLPLCKGAVISGFLIIFVFALGAYELPFLLGATSPKALPVLAYQQYIHPDLRNRPYSMALNGIIIILSVLSAWIYYFIVQKNMKALTEQ from the coding sequence ATGAGAAGAAAGCTGACTCCGTATTTGCTTCTGGCTCCCCAAATCATATTATCCCTGTTGTTTATCATAGGATTGGCAACTGGAATTACCCAGAGTCTTGGGGTAATTCCAGCTTTTGGGTTAAGGGAGCCAACGTTTAAATATTACAGGGAAGTGCTGACCAGGCCGGAGATGCTTAAATCTGTGCTGTACAGCCTGAAGGTGGCATTCCTGTCCGCGGGGATTGCCACTGTGGCGGGCGTGGGTTTAAGCGCTGTGTGTGTGGCGCACAAAAAGACAAAGGGACCCATGATGCGGGTGATACAGCTTCCCATCATTGTCCCCCATGTAGTGGTGGCCATTTTTGTGGTCAACATCTTTTCTCAGAATGGTGTGCTGGCCAGAATTGGTTATGCCCTTGGAATGTTACAGGAACAACAGCAGTTTCCCATGCTCATTTACGATACAAAGGGGGTGGGAGTCATCCTGGCATATTTGTGGAAGGAGATTCCCTTCATCCTTTATTTTGTCATTGCGCTGATGGCAAATATCAATGAGAACCTGGGGGAGGCAGCCATAAACCTGGGGGCGGGCCGGTGGACTGCCTTTTGTAAAATCACCCTGCCTCTTTGTAAAGGCGCGGTAATCAGCGGGTTCCTGATTATATTTGTATTTGCCCTGGGCGCCTATGAGCTGCCCTTTCTCCTGGGCGCCACCTCGCCAAAGGCCCTTCCGGTGCTGGCATACCAGCAGTATATCCATCCGGATTTGAGAAACCGGCCCTATTCCATGGCGTTAAATGGAATCATTATCATTCTCTCCGTACTCAGCGCCTGGATTTATTATTTTATTGTGCAAAAAAATATGAAGGCGCTGACGGAGCAGTAG
- a CDS encoding ABC transporter substrate-binding protein: MRRRITAAVLAAAMMLSLGACSGSGRTQDTGGSQAGDTGSSQPGMENMTFEQMKEAAKGTTVTFYGWGGDEKLNRWLDDEFARVMKEKYDITMERVPMDIDQVLSQLTGEIQAGGKDGSIDMIWINGENFRSAKENNMLYGPFTDKLPNFNDYVDGDSEDVTMDFAYPIEGYEAPYGKAQLVMVADLAVTPDVPESAGALREFVEKYPGKVTYPALPDFTGSAFVRNIIYEICGYEQFMDMEEDKETVRAAVAPAMEYLRELNPYLWNQGAAFPDSSTTVDNMFADGELVMNMTYGAYDVALSIEDGKYTDTTAAFQFDKGTIGNTNFMAIAANSGNKAGAMVAINEMMSPEIQADRYEKLRVIPVLDNEKLSGEQKAAFDRVDLGKGTIPQDELLSKRLPEMPAQLVPIIEEIWTEEVVGK, from the coding sequence ATGAGGAGAAGAATCACAGCAGCGGTATTGGCCGCCGCAATGATGCTGTCTCTGGGAGCGTGTTCGGGAAGCGGACGGACACAGGACACAGGCGGCAGCCAGGCCGGGGATACGGGAAGCAGCCAGCCCGGCATGGAGAACATGACCTTTGAACAGATGAAGGAGGCAGCAAAGGGAACAACGGTTACCTTCTACGGCTGGGGCGGGGATGAAAAACTGAACCGGTGGCTGGACGATGAATTTGCGCGGGTCATGAAGGAAAAATACGATATCACAATGGAGCGTGTGCCCATGGATATCGACCAGGTTTTAAGCCAGCTCACCGGGGAGATACAGGCGGGCGGGAAGGACGGAAGCATTGATATGATTTGGATTAACGGGGAGAACTTCCGGTCAGCAAAGGAAAACAACATGCTGTACGGCCCCTTTACAGATAAGCTTCCCAATTTTAATGACTATGTGGATGGGGACAGCGAGGATGTGACCATGGACTTTGCTTATCCGATTGAAGGGTATGAGGCGCCTTACGGAAAGGCCCAGCTGGTCATGGTGGCGGACCTGGCAGTGACGCCGGATGTGCCGGAGAGCGCCGGAGCGCTGAGGGAATTCGTGGAGAAATATCCGGGTAAGGTGACGTATCCCGCGCTTCCTGATTTCACAGGCAGCGCGTTTGTGAGAAATATTATCTATGAAATCTGCGGCTACGAGCAGTTTATGGATATGGAGGAGGACAAGGAAACCGTCAGGGCGGCAGTGGCGCCGGCCATGGAGTACCTGAGAGAGCTGAATCCATATCTTTGGAACCAGGGAGCTGCCTTCCCGGATTCCTCCACTACCGTGGACAACATGTTTGCGGACGGGGAACTAGTGATGAACATGACATACGGAGCTTATGACGTGGCTCTGAGCATTGAGGACGGCAAATACACAGATACCACGGCAGCCTTCCAGTTTGACAAGGGAACCATCGGCAATACCAACTTTATGGCAATTGCGGCTAACTCAGGCAATAAGGCCGGGGCCATGGTGGCAATCAACGAGATGATGTCGCCGGAAATCCAGGCAGACCGCTATGAGAAGTTGAGGGTCATTCCGGTTCTGGACAACGAGAAGCTGTCCGGTGAGCAGAAAGCCGCCTTTGACCGGGTGGACCTGGGCAAGGGGACAATACCCCAGGATGAACTTCTCTCCAAACGCCTTCCTGAGATGCCCGCGCAGCTGGTTCCCATCATTGAGGAAATCTGGACAGAGGAGGTAGTGGGTAAATAA